Proteins from a genomic interval of Arvicola amphibius chromosome 10, mArvAmp1.2, whole genome shotgun sequence:
- the LOC119824865 gene encoding coiled-coil domain-containing protein 121-like: protein MESQGQGYPSWNTRGRRATIFPQREGTRILGASALPTEDDTDFLTPPERRYRPPVTRKRAVADFRVRWPEIFSREQEAQREDLPQSGLHSLDKKAHDISSCSSGASISLKQQDSSHSDFQDSQGSTTCFLERPTESPHLTILNSYLKPESLTRLEKRVRRRTLVALQQLEQEMESAKFRRAVLLRDTRELQDEKEFEEAENKPFLEYLKKRNQRTQEKYDCLWKDYIQQCQEIEVRRRELACTFTSCTVHLQKQLTQGKKVEVGLRKKLKALKPIAQIKESQDREKKALEQEKASIVADIPFMDREAHFQFLKERAALEKQVEELNLLESGEDITRELRKKAKALEAVAKRAHKDFCQGVSAENRRLRTQLQQLNKEFCELEARREKLEQRKQRRKEQQWYLEALARGRERLQQQEYRPPKPQAPHPTQGRLLGARPGTNPK from the coding sequence ATGGAGTCCCAAGGTCAAGGTTACCCCAGCTGGAACACTAGAGGCAGGCGTGCCACCATCTTTCCCCAGAGAGAAGGGACCAGAATTTTGGGGGCCTCTGCACTCCCCACTGAGGATGATACTGATTTCTTGACGCCCCCTGAAAGGCGGTACAGGCCTCCCGTGACCAGGAAGAGGGCTGTGGCCGACTTCAGGGTGAGATGGCCAGAGATATTCTCCAGGGAacaggaggcacagagagaggaCCTGCCCCAATCTGGGCTGCATTCCCTTGACAAGAAGGCCCATGACATAAGCTCCTGTTCCTCAGGAGCCAGCATCAGCCTCAAACAACAGGATAGCAGTCACAGTGATTTCCAGGATTCCCAAGGATCCACCACTTGCTTCCTGGAACGCCCTACAGAGTCTCCGCATTTAACCATTCTCAACAGCTATCTGAAGCCAGAGTCGCTGACGCGGCTGGAgaagagggtgaggaggaggaccCTGGTGGCCCTGCAACAGCTGGAGCAGGAGATGGAATCTGCTAAGTTCCGGAGGGCAGTGCTGCTGAGGGACACGAGGGAGCTGCAGGATGAGAAGGAGTTCgaggaagcagaaaacaagcCCTTCTTGGAGTACCTGaagaagagaaaccagagaaCCCAGGAGAAGTATGACTGCCTGTGGAAAGATTATATCCAGCAATGTCAGGAGATCGAGGTCAGGAGGCGAGAGCTGGCCTGCACCTTCACCTCCTGCACTGTACACCTCCAGAAGCAGCTGACGCAGGGCAAGAAGGTAGAGGTTGGCTTGAGGAAGAAGCTTAAGGCCCTGAAGCCCATTGCACAGATAAAGGAGAGCCAGGACAGGGAGAAAAAGGCTTTAGAGCAGGAGAAAGCCAGCATAGTAGCTGACATCCCCTTCATGGACAGAGAGGCACACTTCCAGTTCCTGAAGGAAAGGGCCGCCCTAGAGAAGCAGGTGGAGGAGCTGAACCTGCTGGAGTCAGGTGAGGACATTACCagagagctgaggaagaaagCCAAGGCCTTGGAGGCTGTGGCCAAACGGGCTCACAAGGACTTCTGCCAGGGAGTCAGTGCTGAGAACAGGCGCCTGCGAACACAGCTCCAGCAGCTGAATAAGGAATTCTGTGAGCTGGAAGCCAGGAGGGAGAAGCTGGAGCAGcgaaagcagaggaggaaggagcagcagTGGTACCTGGAGGCCCTGGCCCGGGGAAGGGAGCGCCTGCAGCAGCAGGAGTACCGACCCCCCAAACCACAGGCTCCACACCCTACCCAGGGCCGTCTACTGGGTGCCAGGCCAGGAACCAATCCTAAGTAA